Proteins found in one Pirellulales bacterium genomic segment:
- a CDS encoding PQQ-binding-like beta-propeller repeat protein: MTRHFSCVVVLLCACVLAFITPATGQENWTRFRGLDASGVVADDPRLPDSWNQSTSVQWKATIPGWGWGSPIIWGDRVFVSAVHSDEEYVKPKGGLYLGLGRGEPPDSVHHWMVYCLSLQTGELLWSREAHTGKPLIPRHPKNTYAAETPTTDGKRLYVLFGDVGLYCYQFDGTPVWSHEIPPKKSYLGYGAAASPVVQGDQVIMVYDNVEESYIAALDSVTGSTRWTTARDEKSTWATPLVWQHEGTTEIVTSGRKEIRSYSPRGEVLWHFEGRMSSLTIPSPFVVGDLLYITSGYFQDKQRPVYAIKPGATGDITLGEGESSNEFIKWSLDKMGPYNTSPIVYRGLYYTLLDQGMITCHDAQTGELVFNRTRFPQGASFTASPWAYNGKVFFLSEAGDTYVMPAGREFAVERVNALDELCIATPSIAQGKLLIRTASQVYCLSAVGTQESAVGK; the protein is encoded by the coding sequence ATGACGCGCCACTTTAGCTGCGTAGTAGTGCTGCTCTGTGCATGTGTACTCGCCTTTATCACACCAGCAACAGGCCAAGAAAACTGGACCAGGTTTCGTGGCCTTGACGCAAGTGGCGTCGTTGCCGACGATCCCCGGCTGCCCGACAGTTGGAACCAAAGCACATCGGTGCAATGGAAGGCCACTATCCCCGGTTGGGGGTGGGGTAGCCCGATCATTTGGGGTGACCGGGTGTTCGTCTCGGCCGTGCACAGCGACGAGGAGTATGTAAAGCCCAAGGGAGGTCTCTATCTCGGTCTGGGACGCGGTGAGCCTCCCGATTCGGTTCACCACTGGATGGTGTATTGCCTGAGCCTGCAGACCGGCGAGTTACTTTGGAGCCGCGAAGCCCACACGGGCAAGCCGCTGATTCCGCGACATCCTAAGAACACATACGCGGCCGAGACGCCTACCACTGATGGCAAGCGCCTGTATGTGCTCTTTGGAGATGTCGGCCTTTATTGCTACCAGTTCGACGGAACGCCGGTTTGGTCCCACGAGATTCCGCCCAAAAAATCGTACTTAGGCTATGGGGCCGCTGCTTCGCCCGTCGTGCAAGGCGATCAAGTCATCATGGTATACGACAACGTCGAGGAGTCGTACATCGCCGCGCTCGACAGCGTCACGGGTTCGACGCGCTGGACGACTGCACGAGACGAAAAGAGCACTTGGGCGACACCGCTCGTTTGGCAGCACGAGGGCACAACCGAGATCGTTACCTCGGGCCGCAAGGAGATCCGATCTTATTCGCCCCGCGGCGAAGTGCTCTGGCACTTCGAAGGGCGCATGTCGTCGCTAACTATTCCGTCTCCCTTTGTTGTCGGCGACCTTTTGTATATCACATCAGGCTATTTCCAGGATAAGCAGCGGCCGGTCTATGCCATTAAGCCTGGAGCCACAGGCGACATTACCTTGGGCGAGGGGGAAAGCTCGAACGAGTTCATCAAATGGTCCCTCGATAAAATGGGGCCGTACAACACGTCGCCGATCGTCTACCGCGGCCTCTATTACACGCTATTGGATCAGGGGATGATTACGTGTCACGACGCCCAGACCGGCGAACTGGTCTTCAATCGTACGCGCTTTCCACAGGGAGCCAGCTTCACGGCCTCCCCTTGGGCATATAACGGCAAGGTGTTTTTTCTGAGCGAAGCCGGAGACACGTACGTCATGCCGGCGGGGCGCGAGTTCGCGGTCGAACGAGTCAACGCGCTCGACGAATTGTGCATTGCGACGCCTTCCATCGCGCAGGGCAAACTGCTCATTCGCACGGCGTCCCAGGTCTATTGCCTTAGCGCGGTCGGAACTCAGGAGAGTGCGGTTGGCAAGTGA
- a CDS encoding redoxin domain-containing protein, with translation MTTINTPTKVSDIALGSGGGDNSRRRLFWIGTVLAVSLIPIFLLQALWARLLITPWYLPLGGSLAALLVLRAAVAPVRLPRLGIAIFCFALAGLEWFFLLGATVLPTYKGPVVAGSTIPAFHATLADGSEIDASYFQQNRPTALVFFQGRWCPFCMTQLKELEAQHEQIGRLGANVVVVSIEDVDAAVQTQRDYPHLTVVSDAQRELSSAIDLINQHSAPDGGDSAAPTILLLDGQRKVQTIYRPARFIARPSAEKIASALEHGSSL, from the coding sequence ATGACCACAATTAATACCCCCACGAAAGTTTCCGATATCGCGCTCGGCAGTGGGGGGGGCGACAATTCGCGGCGGCGCCTATTTTGGATCGGGACGGTCCTGGCAGTTTCTCTGATCCCGATCTTCCTTCTGCAAGCCCTGTGGGCTCGATTACTAATCACGCCTTGGTATCTACCGTTAGGTGGATCTCTGGCCGCGTTGCTGGTGTTGCGTGCGGCCGTGGCTCCAGTACGCCTGCCCCGATTAGGCATTGCTATCTTTTGCTTTGCACTCGCAGGACTGGAATGGTTCTTTCTGCTGGGAGCTACGGTGCTGCCGACTTACAAAGGTCCCGTGGTCGCGGGGAGCACCATTCCCGCGTTTCACGCGACGCTTGCAGATGGCTCGGAAATTGACGCATCCTACTTCCAACAGAATCGCCCGACGGCGCTCGTGTTCTTTCAGGGTCGATGGTGCCCCTTCTGCATGACGCAACTCAAAGAGTTGGAAGCTCAACACGAGCAAATCGGTCGCCTGGGGGCGAATGTCGTCGTCGTCTCAATCGAGGACGTCGACGCGGCCGTGCAAACGCAGCGGGACTATCCCCATCTGACGGTCGTATCTGACGCCCAACGGGAATTGTCGAGCGCCATCGACCTGATCAATCAGCACTCGGCCCCCGACGGCGGCGACAGCGCAGCGCCAACAATTCTGCTGCTCGACGGCCAGCGAAAAGTACAAACTATTTATCGCCCTGCACGCTTTATCGCTCGACCTTCTGCTGAAAAAATCGCCTCGGCACTTGAGCACGGAAGTAGCCTATAG
- a CDS encoding TetR/AcrR family transcriptional regulator — translation MPTGRPREFDVDQALDRALKVFWRKGYQGATLPDLTKAMGINRPSLYAAFGNKESLFRKAIDRYLAGPASHVASALNESTARGVVERLLLGSIDMATDPRYPRGCFMVQGALACGDAADCLRKEMARQRAAAQTALRKRFERAIREKDLPSGTNPADLARYVATVTQGIAVQAAGGATRAELRRIADIALASFPAATNRKKRPRVKLL, via the coding sequence GTGCCGACCGGAAGACCGCGAGAATTCGACGTCGACCAAGCGCTCGACCGCGCGCTGAAGGTCTTTTGGCGCAAGGGATATCAGGGGGCCACACTGCCCGATCTGACCAAGGCCATGGGCATCAATCGCCCTAGCCTGTATGCCGCTTTCGGCAATAAGGAGTCGCTGTTTCGTAAGGCGATCGATCGCTATCTCGCCGGGCCGGCATCGCATGTGGCTTCGGCACTCAACGAATCGACAGCACGAGGTGTGGTCGAGCGATTGCTGTTGGGCAGCATCGATATGGCGACCGACCCACGCTATCCGCGCGGTTGCTTCATGGTGCAAGGTGCGTTGGCCTGCGGAGATGCGGCCGATTGCCTGCGCAAGGAGATGGCCCGGCAACGCGCGGCGGCCCAGACGGCCCTGCGCAAACGATTCGAACGGGCGATCCGCGAGAAGGACTTGCCCAGCGGTACCAATCCGGCCGATCTTGCCCGCTACGTCGCCACGGTCACGCAGGGAATCGCCGTGCAGGCGGCGGGTGGCGCAACCCGCGCCGAATTGCGTCGCATCGCCGACATTGCGCTGGCCTCGTTCCCCGCGGCCACAAATCGCAAGAAACGCCCGCGCGTGAAGCTGTTATGA